From Deltaproteobacteria bacterium, one genomic window encodes:
- a CDS encoding type II toxin-antitoxin system VapC family toxin yields MPVVLDTCAWLWLCAAPEKLSRAARDAIDRARPGAGLAVSVFSTWEIAKLVQKGKLELALPCREWLAAAMRADGITMHPVSPEVCLESTELPGAFRGDPADQIIVATARLLSAPVVTADRKIRSYRHVQSVW; encoded by the coding sequence ATGCCGGTGGTTTTGGACACGTGCGCATGGCTATGGCTGTGCGCCGCGCCCGAGAAGTTGTCGCGCGCCGCTCGCGATGCGATCGACCGGGCGCGACCGGGCGCCGGTCTGGCCGTGTCGGTCTTTTCCACCTGGGAGATCGCGAAACTCGTGCAGAAGGGGAAGCTGGAGTTGGCGCTGCCCTGCCGTGAATGGCTCGCGGCGGCCATGCGCGCCGACGGCATCACGATGCACCCGGTGTCGCCAGAGGTGTGTCTTGAGAGCACGGAGCTACCGGGGGCGTTCCGCGGCGATCCCGCCGACCAAATCATCGTCGCCACCGCCCGCCTGTTGTCGGCACCGGTGGTGACCGCCGATCGCAAGATCCGTTCGTACCGCCACGTGCAAAGCGTGTGGTGA
- a CDS encoding PAS domain-containing sensor histidine kinase, with product MNPLPVAGAHPPVAESFAKQRNDLVAASAPTFGITVFAVTALYALSQWIMRPAQLRGALTLYLLQLAIPLVNAGLMRTPLRRHAQMVVLDAELSYTACLTAQLLIPETNTSATIVFLCLKLMATALFFPWSARLQYVSAGVTVALYWTCLLVTGRPYDEAPRSHHYVAIAIAAVLSAAGATRADRLRRDLFQHDAEREELLSRLQLILDHMPIGCIINDAEFRYTYWNAAAEQLFGYRFDEVRGKHPFDVITPKSQHQGVREALRRMETEHVVVSARSQNVTRDGRLIVCEWNSAPLRRRDGTFVGLLSMCQDVTVRQRDEEEKQVLLEELRAANRLKSDFVATMSHELRTPLNVILGYHDLLQEQAFGALGDEQAAVLRRMRQSAVELLELINATLDVSRLESGRVEVEKHRLSVGDVIAQVNAETRELQDKPGVHVEWRIDPELPPVYSDAAKLKIILKNLVSNALKFTEAGSVVVSAHERDGGVEMQVTDTGVGIAAEALPIIFEPFRQIGESPTRQHGGVGLGLYIVRRLVDMIGATLDVESEPGRGTTFRVWVPSALDESAVIVDTAQQ from the coding sequence ATGAACCCGCTGCCGGTTGCTGGCGCCCATCCACCAGTTGCGGAATCCTTTGCCAAACAACGCAACGATCTCGTCGCTGCCAGTGCGCCGACGTTCGGGATCACCGTCTTTGCTGTCACCGCGCTGTATGCGCTGAGCCAGTGGATCATGCGGCCGGCGCAACTGCGCGGCGCGTTGACGTTGTATCTGCTGCAACTGGCGATTCCGCTGGTGAACGCCGGGCTGATGCGGACGCCCCTGCGGCGTCACGCGCAGATGGTCGTCCTCGATGCGGAACTCTCCTATACGGCGTGCCTCACCGCGCAGCTTCTCATTCCCGAAACCAACACCTCGGCCACGATCGTCTTTCTGTGTTTGAAGCTGATGGCCACTGCCCTCTTCTTTCCCTGGAGTGCGCGCCTCCAGTACGTGTCGGCGGGCGTGACCGTGGCACTCTACTGGACCTGCCTGCTCGTCACCGGTCGACCCTACGACGAAGCGCCGCGCTCCCATCACTACGTCGCGATCGCCATCGCCGCGGTGCTGTCAGCCGCCGGGGCGACCCGCGCCGATCGTCTGCGCCGCGATTTGTTTCAGCACGATGCGGAACGCGAGGAGCTGCTCTCGCGTCTGCAGCTCATCCTCGATCACATGCCGATCGGGTGCATCATCAATGACGCCGAGTTTCGCTATACGTACTGGAACGCAGCGGCCGAACAGCTCTTTGGCTATCGGTTCGACGAAGTGCGCGGGAAACATCCCTTCGATGTCATTACCCCGAAATCCCAACATCAGGGTGTCCGTGAGGCGTTGCGCCGTATGGAAACTGAGCACGTCGTCGTCTCGGCGCGTTCGCAAAATGTCACCCGCGACGGCCGGCTCATCGTCTGCGAGTGGAATAGTGCGCCGCTCCGGCGTCGGGACGGAACCTTCGTCGGCTTGCTGTCAATGTGCCAAGACGTCACGGTCCGCCAGCGAGATGAAGAAGAGAAGCAAGTCCTGCTCGAAGAGTTGCGCGCCGCCAACCGTCTCAAGTCGGACTTTGTGGCCACCATGTCGCACGAGCTGCGGACGCCGCTCAATGTCATCCTCGGCTACCACGACCTGCTGCAAGAGCAGGCCTTCGGCGCACTCGGCGACGAGCAAGCCGCGGTGCTGCGCCGCATGCGACAGAGCGCCGTCGAGCTGCTGGAGCTGATCAACGCGACGTTGGATGTGAGTCGTTTGGAATCCGGTCGAGTCGAAGTGGAGAAGCATCGGCTGTCCGTCGGCGACGTGATCGCCCAAGTGAACGCCGAGACGCGCGAGCTGCAGGACAAGCCGGGCGTGCACGTCGAGTGGCGCATCGACCCGGAGCTGCCGCCAGTTTATTCCGACGCGGCGAAACTCAAGATCATCCTCAAGAACCTGGTGAGCAACGCCCTCAAGTTCACCGAAGCCGGCTCGGTTGTGGTGAGCGCGCACGAACGCGACGGCGGTGTGGAGATGCAAGTGACCGACACGGGGGTGGGCATCGCCGCGGAGGCGTTGCCGATCATCTTCGAGCCGTTTCGTCAGATCGGCGAATCGCCAACGCGCCAACATGGCGGGGTCGGGCTCGGCCTCTACATCGTCCGGCGCTTGGTCGACATGATCGGCGCGACGTTGGACGTGGAGAGTGAACCGGGGCGCGGCACCACGTTCCGCGTCTGGGTGCCGTCGGCGCTCGACGAGTCGGCGGTCATCGTCGACACGGCGCAGCAGTGA
- the lpdA gene encoding dihydrolipoyl dehydrogenase, protein MAEQAFDLVVIGSGPGGYIAAIRAAQLGLRVACVEKDAALGGTCLNVGCIPSKALLDSSEHFAQAQDGLAVHGVKVGPVSLDLPAMLARKDKIVKTLTTGIAGLFRKNKVERVQGLGRIVNASTIEVRGESGTRTLSTKRILIATGSEPIDLKDLPFDGQRIISSTEALRLPAVPQRMLVVGGGAIGLELGSVWSRLGSEVVVAEFMDRIVPGTDVQMGRELQKALTKQGLKFHLRTSAKSASIKQSKVFVTLDSEGTASEEVVDVVLVAVGRRPHDQGLGAREAGVAYDERGRINVDRAYATSVPGIYAIGDVIAGPMLAHKAEEEGVAAVEQMAGVAGHVNYDAIPNVVYTWPELASVGLSEEEASNRGLVVKIGSFPFIANARARCLNETEGLVKMLADAKTDRIVGVHILGPRASDLIAEAALAMEFGASAEDIARSVHAHPTLAEAFKEAALAVDKRALNI, encoded by the coding sequence ATGGCAGAGCAGGCTTTCGATCTTGTCGTCATCGGCTCCGGACCAGGCGGATACATCGCAGCGATCCGCGCCGCCCAGCTCGGTTTGCGCGTCGCCTGTGTCGAGAAGGACGCCGCGCTCGGCGGCACCTGCCTGAACGTCGGCTGCATTCCGAGCAAGGCGCTGCTCGATTCGAGTGAGCACTTCGCGCAAGCCCAAGACGGCCTCGCCGTTCACGGCGTGAAGGTCGGACCCGTCAGCCTCGATCTGCCGGCGATGCTGGCGCGCAAAGACAAGATCGTGAAGACGCTGACCACCGGCATCGCCGGACTCTTTCGCAAGAACAAGGTCGAACGGGTGCAAGGCCTCGGCCGCATCGTGAACGCATCCACCATCGAAGTCCGCGGCGAGAGCGGTACGCGCACGCTCTCCACCAAGCGCATCCTCATCGCCACCGGTAGTGAGCCGATCGATTTGAAAGATCTGCCGTTCGACGGCCAGCGCATCATCAGCTCGACCGAGGCATTGCGTTTGCCTGCGGTGCCGCAGCGCATGCTGGTGGTCGGCGGCGGCGCGATCGGGCTCGAACTCGGTTCGGTGTGGAGCCGCCTCGGCAGCGAAGTCGTGGTCGCCGAGTTCATGGATCGCATCGTCCCCGGCACGGATGTGCAGATGGGGCGCGAGCTGCAGAAGGCGCTGACCAAGCAAGGCCTGAAGTTTCATCTGCGCACGTCGGCAAAGTCCGCGAGCATCAAGCAGAGCAAGGTCTTCGTGACGCTCGATAGCGAAGGCACAGCGAGCGAGGAAGTGGTCGACGTCGTCTTGGTCGCCGTCGGCCGCCGCCCCCACGACCAGGGACTCGGAGCGCGCGAAGCGGGCGTGGCGTACGACGAGCGCGGCCGCATCAACGTCGATCGCGCGTACGCCACCAGCGTGCCCGGCATCTATGCGATCGGCGACGTGATCGCGGGGCCGATGTTGGCGCACAAGGCGGAAGAGGAAGGCGTCGCCGCAGTCGAGCAGATGGCCGGTGTCGCCGGCCACGTGAACTACGACGCGATCCCCAACGTCGTCTACACCTGGCCCGAGTTGGCCAGTGTCGGTCTCTCCGAAGAGGAAGCTAGTAACCGCGGCCTCGTCGTAAAGATCGGCAGCTTTCCGTTCATCGCCAATGCCCGCGCCCGCTGCCTGAACGAAACCGAGGGACTGGTGAAGATGCTCGCTGATGCCAAGACCGACCGCATCGTCGGCGTCCACATCCTCGGCCCGCGCGCGTCCGACCTCATCGCCGAGGCCGCGCTGGCGATGGAGTTCGGCGCCAGCGCCGAAGACATCGCCCGCTCCGTCCACGCGCATCCGACGTTAGCCGAAGCCTTCAAAGAAGCCGCGCTCGCCGTCGACAAGCGGGCGCTGAACATTTGA
- a CDS encoding 2-hydroxychromene-2-carboxylate isomerase translates to MRTLEFWFEFGSTYSYPAAARIEALATASGVAVEWKPFLLGPIFKSQGWSDSPFNIYPVKGRYMWRDLERLCAKYCLPLKRPTQFPRNGLLAARVACLVAREAWCPDFVRAVYRANLAEDRDIAQAETVAAILTALGQPSAELIARAEAAANKERLRLQTERAVALGIFGAPTFTVDEEMFWGNDRLEDALAWCVS, encoded by the coding sequence ATGCGCACGCTCGAGTTCTGGTTCGAGTTCGGCAGCACCTACTCGTATCCCGCCGCGGCGCGCATCGAAGCGCTCGCGACGGCGTCGGGTGTCGCGGTCGAGTGGAAACCGTTTCTGCTCGGCCCAATCTTCAAGAGCCAAGGATGGAGCGATTCCCCCTTCAACATCTATCCGGTGAAGGGCCGCTACATGTGGCGCGACCTGGAGCGGTTGTGCGCGAAGTATTGCCTACCGCTGAAACGCCCGACGCAATTTCCACGCAATGGCCTGCTCGCCGCACGCGTCGCCTGTCTGGTCGCGCGCGAGGCTTGGTGTCCTGACTTCGTGCGCGCCGTTTACCGCGCCAACCTCGCCGAGGATCGCGACATCGCGCAGGCGGAAACCGTCGCCGCGATTCTGACCGCGCTGGGTCAGCCGAGCGCTGAGCTGATCGCGCGCGCGGAAGCCGCGGCGAACAAGGAGCGCTTGCGGCTACAGACCGAGCGAGCCGTGGCGCTCGGCATCTTCGGTGCGCCAACGTTCACCGTCGACGAAGAGATGTTCTGGGGCAACGATCGGCTCGAAGACGCGTTGGCGTGGTGCGTTTCTTGA
- a CDS encoding MFS transporter — protein MFPRDFRFYLASRFCAGTAMTMMRAAIAWHVFDLSHSAFHLGLVGLVQFIPALSLVLVGGAVADTYDRRRIIMAAQSLAFTAAIVLFVATYRDLATLPLLYGTVFFIAIAAAFDNPARAALLPTIVPRESFPRAVTISSTNQALAFISGPTLCGLVIASAGIGTVYAVYGILILGSIIGVSLLHQRPHNGERRVVSLHAIREGLRFVRRQQIVLGCMTLDMFAVIFGGATALLPIYANEILQVGPRGYGLLTSSLEIGALLTSLALMTARPIRHAGNALLMAVGGFGIATIVFGLSRWFPLSIAAYMAAGVADQISVVMRSTAIQLSTPDELRGRVSSVNFLFIGASNQLGAVESGFVAALTNATFSVVSGGVGCLIVLVIVALTMPELRRYRIDHRS, from the coding sequence ATGTTTCCGCGCGACTTCCGCTTCTACCTTGCCAGCCGCTTCTGCGCTGGAACGGCAATGACCATGATGCGCGCGGCCATCGCGTGGCACGTGTTCGATCTCTCGCATTCGGCGTTTCACCTCGGGTTGGTCGGACTGGTCCAATTCATTCCGGCGCTCAGCCTGGTGCTGGTCGGGGGCGCGGTCGCGGATACCTACGACCGTCGCCGCATCATCATGGCGGCACAGTCGCTCGCGTTCACCGCCGCGATCGTGCTGTTCGTCGCCACCTACCGAGACTTGGCGACCTTGCCGCTGCTCTACGGCACCGTGTTCTTTATCGCCATCGCCGCGGCGTTCGACAATCCCGCGCGCGCGGCGCTGCTGCCGACCATCGTACCTCGCGAGAGCTTCCCGCGTGCGGTTACCATCTCGTCCACCAATCAAGCGCTGGCGTTCATCAGCGGACCGACGCTCTGTGGTCTGGTCATCGCCTCAGCCGGCATCGGCACGGTGTACGCCGTCTACGGGATTCTGATTCTCGGATCGATCATCGGCGTAAGCCTCCTGCATCAGCGACCGCACAACGGCGAGCGCCGCGTGGTGAGCCTGCACGCGATTCGCGAAGGCCTGCGTTTCGTCCGCCGCCAGCAGATCGTCCTCGGTTGCATGACGCTCGACATGTTCGCGGTGATCTTCGGTGGCGCGACGGCGCTGCTGCCGATCTACGCCAACGAGATTCTCCAAGTCGGCCCGCGCGGCTACGGCTTGCTGACGTCGTCGCTCGAGATCGGCGCGCTGCTGACATCACTAGCGCTGATGACCGCGCGGCCAATCCGGCATGCCGGCAACGCGTTGCTCATGGCAGTGGGTGGCTTCGGCATCGCGACGATCGTGTTCGGTCTGTCGCGCTGGTTTCCGCTCTCGATCGCCGCCTACATGGCGGCCGGCGTCGCCGACCAAATCAGCGTGGTCATGCGCAGCACGGCGATCCAGCTTTCCACCCCCGACGAGTTGCGCGGCCGCGTCAGCTCGGTGAACTTCCTGTTCATCGGCGCTTCGAACCAACTGGGCGCGGTGGAGTCCGGCTTCGTGGCCGCACTGACCAACGCGACGTTCTCCGTCGTCAGCGGCGGCGTCGGGTGCCTGATCGTATTGGTGATCGTGGCCCTCACCATGCCCGAGCTGCGCCGCTATCGAATCGATCATCGAAGCTGA
- a CDS encoding type II toxin-antitoxin system Phd/YefM family antitoxin, with protein sequence MKTRTIPATEFKNSCLKLMEDVRKQHVPLTVTKRGKPYVRIVPISESPRSRSLRGTIVRAAANIFSTGERWDADT encoded by the coding sequence ATGAAGACACGAACGATACCCGCGACCGAGTTCAAAAATTCCTGTCTGAAATTGATGGAAGACGTGCGCAAGCAGCACGTCCCGCTGACGGTGACGAAGCGGGGGAAGCCGTACGTGCGCATCGTTCCGATCAGCGAATCCCCACGATCACGATCGCTGCGGGGGACGATTGTGCGCGCGGCCGCGAACATTTTTTCCACCGGCGAACGCTGGGACGCTGACACGTAA
- a CDS encoding VOC family protein yields MPVEVIGIDHIYLAVSDFARAEAFYDRVMIEVLGFRKGSAPIAGEPHRHYYNRQYGFSIRPARAGAPLHDPYAPGLHHFCFRVEDEAAVHRAASELQMRGIDASEPRYYPEYAPDYFATFFVDPDGIRLEVTNFRAQRRHRMHHWDEPG; encoded by the coding sequence ATGCCTGTTGAAGTCATCGGCATCGATCACATCTATCTCGCGGTGAGTGACTTCGCGCGCGCGGAAGCGTTCTACGACCGCGTGATGATCGAAGTGCTCGGCTTTCGCAAAGGCTCGGCGCCGATCGCCGGTGAACCGCATCGGCACTACTACAACCGGCAGTACGGATTCTCGATCCGGCCCGCCCGCGCCGGCGCCCCGCTGCATGACCCCTATGCGCCGGGGCTGCACCACTTCTGTTTCCGCGTCGAAGACGAAGCGGCGGTGCACCGCGCCGCGAGCGAATTGCAGATGCGCGGCATCGACGCGAGCGAGCCGCGTTACTACCCCGAGTACGCCCCCGACTACTTCGCCACCTTCTTCGTCGATCCGGACGGCATCCGCTTGGAGGTCACCAATTTCCGCGCGCAACGGCGCCATCGCATGCATCACTGGGATGAGCCTGGATAG
- a CDS encoding 2-dehydropantoate 2-reductase — protein sequence MGCGGVGGILGASLSEGDCELVAVTHNEAIAAAITARGFEVIDGETHRHAAALAHVTIPANPGHFDLVLLATQPGQVEDAARAALPHLAATGAMVCFQNGLCEHRVAEIAGGDRTLGAIVAWGASMVAPGVCERTSAGGFVVGRLDGDTRDERLTELSRVLTPIGPVTITDNLAGSRWSKLAINCAISSLGTIGGDRLGALLRYRFARRLGLEVMTEAVAVARASRVRLEKVAGTIDLDWIALTSADLVGPGSPSLMTKHALLLAVGAKFRRLRSSMLAAIERGREPAVDFLNGEVVTRGLQLGIPTPINARVRTLIHAIARGAARPSLDLLRQLYRDSRNDIGPVNKPRSPLRGDGIPIEAAPPA from the coding sequence ATGGGATGTGGCGGCGTTGGCGGCATTCTCGGCGCCTCGCTGAGTGAAGGCGATTGCGAGTTGGTCGCGGTCACGCACAACGAGGCGATCGCGGCGGCGATTACTGCGCGCGGCTTCGAAGTGATCGACGGCGAAACACACCGCCACGCCGCGGCGCTGGCGCACGTGACGATCCCCGCGAATCCCGGCCACTTCGATTTGGTGCTGCTGGCGACGCAACCGGGGCAGGTGGAAGACGCGGCGCGCGCGGCGCTGCCGCATCTGGCCGCCACCGGCGCGATGGTGTGTTTCCAGAACGGTCTATGTGAGCACCGCGTGGCGGAAATCGCCGGCGGCGATCGTACGCTCGGCGCGATCGTCGCCTGGGGCGCATCGATGGTCGCGCCCGGAGTGTGTGAACGTACCTCGGCGGGCGGCTTCGTCGTCGGGCGACTCGACGGCGACACGCGCGACGAGCGGCTGACTGAGTTGAGCCGTGTGCTCACTCCGATCGGTCCGGTAACGATCACCGACAACCTCGCCGGCAGCCGCTGGAGCAAGCTGGCGATCAACTGCGCCATCAGCTCGCTCGGCACCATCGGCGGCGATCGTCTTGGCGCGTTGCTGCGCTATCGCTTTGCGCGCCGGCTGGGATTGGAAGTGATGACCGAAGCCGTCGCCGTCGCGCGCGCATCCCGCGTGCGGTTGGAGAAAGTGGCGGGCACGATCGACCTCGATTGGATTGCGCTCACATCAGCGGATCTCGTCGGACCCGGTTCGCCGTCGCTGATGACGAAGCATGCGCTGCTGCTCGCCGTCGGCGCCAAGTTTCGCCGCTTGCGTTCGTCGATGTTGGCTGCGATCGAGCGCGGCCGCGAGCCGGCGGTCGATTTTCTCAACGGCGAGGTGGTCACGCGCGGCTTGCAGCTCGGCATTCCGACGCCCATCAACGCGCGCGTGCGCACGCTCATCCACGCCATCGCCCGCGGCGCTGCGCGTCCAAGCCTCGATCTCTTGCGCCAACTCTACCGCGACAGCCGCAACGATATCGGTCCGGTCAACAAGCCGCGCTCGCCCCTGCGCGGCGACGGTATCCCAATCGAAGCCGCGCCGCCGGCGTGA
- a CDS encoding nitroreductase family protein, producing the protein MPIEEAMRTQRAIRRLKPDAVDDALVLHLIELALNAPSGSNQQNWEFIVVRDRAVKARLASLTRMPWRIYGSIGRRVARNDPKMGKILDAVQWQTDHFEEIPVLVVACLRGMRLPFPPIVATSYYGSIYPSVQNLLLAARAAGLGAALITMPLWSTWLARRALGLPWSVAPCAVIPLGWPKGKYGPTTRRPVGEVVHLDRFGNQPFKS; encoded by the coding sequence ATGCCGATCGAAGAAGCGATGCGGACGCAGCGGGCGATTCGGCGGCTCAAGCCGGATGCGGTGGACGATGCGTTGGTGCTGCATTTGATCGAGCTGGCGCTCAATGCGCCGAGCGGAAGCAATCAGCAGAACTGGGAGTTCATCGTCGTGCGTGACCGCGCGGTGAAAGCGCGGCTCGCTTCGCTGACACGGATGCCGTGGCGGATCTACGGCAGCATCGGCCGCCGCGTCGCTCGCAATGATCCGAAGATGGGCAAGATCCTCGATGCCGTACAGTGGCAAACCGATCACTTCGAAGAGATTCCGGTTCTCGTTGTTGCCTGCTTGCGTGGAATGCGTCTGCCGTTTCCGCCGATCGTCGCCACCTCGTACTACGGTTCGATCTATCCGTCGGTGCAGAACCTGTTACTGGCGGCGCGCGCGGCTGGACTCGGTGCGGCGCTGATCACCATGCCGCTGTGGAGTACGTGGCTGGCGCGTCGCGCATTAGGTTTGCCGTGGAGCGTTGCGCCGTGCGCGGTCATCCCGCTCGGTTGGCCGAAGGGAAAGTACGGGCCGACGACCCGGCGCCCGGTCGGCGAGGTTGTGCATCTCGATCGGTTTGGTAATCAGCCGTTCAAGTCGTGA
- a CDS encoding DsbA family protein, giving the protein MITIVSYTIYHSPNAYLGVLLAERALANLPVVIERRPICIPKDRGVKVADLVGGKETAAQTSYHREDCLRWAQRHGIELRLLAPGEFDERAARWHQSPYAREELPARAYYASLGTGKEAEFDRALFRAAWVEGLDVNDDVVVRHAAVVAGLDADALLDRARQDEVGRAVYDALAAFDRDDCPGVPTWIVHCDGPSEPLGERFWGKDRVDWLAERVRSLVA; this is encoded by the coding sequence ATGATCACGATCGTCAGCTATACGATCTACCACTCACCCAACGCCTATCTCGGCGTGTTGCTGGCGGAGCGCGCGTTGGCGAATCTCCCCGTTGTTATCGAACGACGCCCGATCTGCATCCCGAAGGATCGCGGCGTCAAGGTCGCCGATCTGGTCGGCGGCAAGGAGACGGCGGCGCAGACTTCGTATCATCGCGAAGATTGCCTGCGCTGGGCGCAGCGGCACGGCATCGAGTTGCGCCTGCTCGCGCCCGGTGAGTTCGATGAGCGCGCGGCGCGCTGGCACCAATCACCCTACGCCCGCGAAGAATTGCCGGCGCGCGCGTACTACGCGTCGCTCGGCACCGGCAAGGAAGCCGAGTTCGATCGCGCGCTGTTCCGCGCCGCGTGGGTCGAGGGACTCGATGTCAACGACGACGTAGTCGTGCGTCACGCCGCGGTAGTGGCCGGGCTCGATGCCGACGCGCTGCTCGACCGCGCGCGCCAAGACGAGGTGGGGCGCGCCGTTTACGACGCGCTCGCCGCGTTCGATCGTGACGACTGCCCCGGCGTGCCGACATGGATCGTTCATTGCGACGGCCCTAGCGAGCCTTTGGGCGAGCGCTTCTGGGGCAAGGACCGCGTCGATTGGCTGGCGGAGCGAGTGCGGTCGCTCGTTGCGTGA
- a CDS encoding Gfo/Idh/MocA family oxidoreductase, which translates to MDRVRIGLIGAGLIGSTHAIMLREIAERLGDAVELTAVCDAVPERRQLFQKRYGFRHAFATASELLRADINAVFICTPTVSHAELVCAAADRKLHIFCEKPLAMTYAEAVAIHKSVQRAGVINQIGLVLRFSAVYCVMAAQLAQPEMGAPMAVVFRDDQCFPIRGGHNTAWRKDRAQTAGGTLIEHGVHDLDLLTTLFGPIARLRAWQQNRAGHPGVEDYMAVELEFATGLRAQLVNLWHNMVERNSNRRLEIFCQAGFLASDYDMIGDILLQVGDGEEHRIAPPEVLQRFEALLQRSEHRFRDWYGLPYMLQDLSFIESLLADRPAAPDIGAGVEAQRLAAACYEAARTGAEIAPIGWTPSP; encoded by the coding sequence ATGGATCGCGTTCGCATCGGCCTCATCGGTGCCGGTCTCATCGGCTCGACGCATGCGATCATGTTGCGCGAGATCGCCGAGCGACTCGGCGACGCGGTCGAGCTGACCGCGGTTTGCGACGCCGTGCCCGAGCGACGGCAGCTCTTCCAAAAGCGCTACGGTTTCCGCCATGCGTTCGCGACTGCAAGTGAGTTGCTGCGCGCCGACATCAACGCGGTCTTCATCTGCACGCCGACGGTATCGCACGCGGAATTGGTTTGCGCCGCCGCGGATCGCAAGCTGCACATCTTTTGCGAGAAGCCGTTGGCGATGACTTACGCCGAAGCGGTCGCGATCCACAAATCAGTGCAACGCGCAGGAGTGATCAATCAGATCGGCTTGGTGCTGCGCTTCTCCGCCGTCTATTGCGTGATGGCGGCGCAGCTGGCGCAGCCCGAGATGGGCGCGCCGATGGCTGTAGTATTCCGCGACGACCAATGCTTCCCGATCCGCGGCGGCCACAACACCGCCTGGCGCAAGGACCGCGCGCAGACCGCCGGCGGCACGCTGATCGAGCACGGCGTCCACGATCTCGATCTGCTGACGACCCTGTTCGGTCCGATTGCGCGTCTGCGCGCGTGGCAACAGAACCGCGCCGGACATCCCGGCGTCGAAGACTACATGGCCGTCGAGTTGGAGTTTGCGACTGGCTTGCGCGCCCAACTGGTGAACCTGTGGCACAACATGGTCGAGCGCAATTCCAATCGCCGCTTGGAGATCTTCTGCCAAGCCGGCTTCCTCGCCAGTGACTACGACATGATCGGCGATATCCTGCTCCAAGTTGGCGACGGTGAGGAACACCGCATCGCGCCACCGGAGGTGCTGCAACGCTTCGAGGCGCTGTTGCAACGAAGCGAGCATCGCTTCCGCGATTGGTACGGCTTGCCGTACATGCTGCAAGACCTGTCGTTCATCGAGTCGCTGCTCGCCGATCGGCCGGCCGCACCCGACATCGGCGCTGGCGTAGAGGCCCAACGCCTCGCCGCCGCGTGCTACGAAGCGGCGCGAACCGGTGCAGAGATCGCGCCAATTGGTTGGACGCCGTCGCCGTGA
- a CDS encoding GNAT family N-acetyltransferase, with product MDYECSEGPFTISTDPARLSIDTIHTFLSQSAYWALDRSRETVVRSINHSLCFGVYEEQIQVGFARVVSDYATFAYLADVFLLPSHRGRGLSKWLMRCILAHPDLQGLRRFHLITNDAQELYRQFAFTPLAHPDRHMERVSPRPQL from the coding sequence ATGGATTACGAGTGTAGCGAAGGACCGTTCACGATCTCGACCGATCCCGCACGCCTCAGCATCGACACCATTCACACGTTTCTGTCGCAGTCAGCGTATTGGGCGCTCGATCGCTCCCGCGAGACCGTCGTGCGTTCGATCAACCACTCGCTCTGCTTCGGTGTGTACGAGGAACAGATCCAGGTGGGCTTTGCGCGCGTCGTCTCCGACTACGCGACGTTCGCCTACTTGGCCGACGTTTTCCTGCTGCCGTCGCATCGCGGCCGCGGGCTGTCGAAGTGGCTGATGCGCTGCATCCTGGCGCATCCGGACTTGCAGGGGCTGCGCCGCTTTCATTTGATCACCAACGACGCGCAGGAACTCTATCGCCAGTTTGCTTTCACGCCGCTTGCGCATCCCGACCGGCACATGGAGCGCGTCAGCCCGCGGCCTCAACTTTGA